From Butyricimonas paravirosa, one genomic window encodes:
- a CDS encoding thioredoxin family protein, which translates to MKQFVYIVFLLLSLHVSAQTEKNYGIQFYHGTWKEACDKAKAENKLIFVDFYTKWCGPCLNMAENVFILPFIGDFYSTNFVNMKIDAENGEGVELAKRYGVNSYPTYVFVDPKNGDVVHRSKSRQEAEQFLATGKSALVPELRSGYLIEEFAKGRDDREFLKNYIHYNASIYERENVQKAFEMLVKKGAKLTDSDVWDIFKANIRGTDNPYFQELVKNYDVFVKALGKEVVDNKLYMETRNISLEELNRLPEFKGKSLNKYLVQINALVRDKKYDETDALIRATMADTSINQQDFIEQLRFIVRGSYWSPETPVEWLGRCVSYLQYIAYNSDDRQDPYIHQEYAALLERLIRLTPGAEKVFPKSIMEKPEFGAKEYSMRPKNLAQKPTRKKK; encoded by the coding sequence ATGAAACAATTTGTATATATTGTATTTCTTTTATTAAGCCTTCATGTTTCGGCTCAAACAGAGAAAAACTACGGTATTCAGTTTTATCATGGAACTTGGAAAGAAGCGTGTGATAAGGCTAAAGCAGAGAATAAATTGATATTCGTGGATTTTTATACAAAATGGTGTGGTCCCTGTTTAAATATGGCGGAGAATGTATTCATTCTCCCCTTTATTGGTGATTTTTATAGCACGAATTTCGTGAATATGAAAATTGATGCCGAGAATGGGGAAGGGGTGGAGCTTGCCAAGCGTTATGGCGTGAATTCTTACCCAACCTACGTGTTTGTGGATCCCAAGAACGGTGATGTGGTACATCGGAGTAAATCTCGGCAGGAGGCCGAACAGTTTCTTGCCACGGGAAAAAGTGCATTAGTACCGGAATTACGTTCCGGTTATCTAATTGAAGAATTTGCTAAAGGGCGTGACGACCGGGAGTTCTTGAAGAATTATATTCATTATAATGCCTCGATTTATGAACGAGAGAATGTGCAGAAGGCTTTTGAGATGTTGGTCAAAAAGGGGGCAAAATTAACGGATTCGGATGTCTGGGATATATTTAAAGCTAATATAAGAGGTACGGATAATCCTTATTTTCAGGAATTAGTGAAAAATTATGATGTTTTTGTGAAGGCTTTGGGAAAAGAGGTGGTGGATAATAAGCTGTATATGGAGACTCGTAATATTTCTTTGGAAGAATTAAATAGGTTACCGGAATTTAAGGGGAAATCCTTGAACAAGTATCTGGTACAAATTAATGCCTTGGTTCGAGATAAAAAATATGATGAAACCGATGCGTTGATCCGTGCCACGATGGCTGATACGTCTATCAATCAGCAGGATTTTATAGAACAACTTCGTTTTATTGTGCGTGGTAGTTACTGGTCCCCGGAGACTCCGGTAGAATGGTTGGGCAGGTGCGTCTCTTATCTACAATATATTGCTTATAACAGTGACGACCGTCAAGATCCGTATATTCATCAGGAGTATGCCGCTTTATTGGAACGTTTGATTCGTTTGACTCCGGGTGCGGAGAAGGTTTTCCCGAAATCAATCATGGAGAAACCGGAATTCGGTGCAAAAGAATATAGTATGCGTCCTAAGAATCTGGCACAAAAGCCAACGAGAAAGAAGAAATAG
- a CDS encoding RNA polymerase sigma-70 factor: protein MVVDYSEDRELLTLLRRGEISAFVDIYTTYYDALLNYADRLLNDMEAARDVVQQVYYKIWENRDALNISLSVKAYLFKSVYHGSLNTLAHQKNIQKYEQEQMTDFYFSTVIQSPEAEEALWKSDIEQAIQEAIATLPEKCREVFVLSKIEGLKNREIAERLNISEKTVERHMSIALSKLRDELDWLLQIILFFSFSHWG, encoded by the coding sequence ATGGTCGTGGATTATTCAGAAGATAGGGAATTATTAACGTTATTGAGACGTGGCGAAATTTCTGCATTTGTAGATATATATACCACGTATTATGATGCGTTGCTGAATTATGCCGACCGTTTGTTGAATGATATGGAGGCGGCTCGGGATGTGGTGCAACAGGTGTACTATAAGATATGGGAAAACCGGGATGCGTTGAATATTTCTCTTTCTGTTAAGGCTTATCTTTTTAAATCGGTTTACCATGGCAGTCTAAATACGCTTGCCCATCAAAAGAATATTCAGAAGTACGAGCAGGAACAGATGACTGATTTTTATTTTTCTACTGTTATTCAATCCCCCGAGGCGGAAGAGGCTTTGTGGAAGTCGGATATAGAGCAGGCCATACAGGAGGCCATTGCCACTTTACCTGAAAAGTGTCGGGAAGTTTTCGTGTTGAGTAAGATTGAAGGGTTGAAAAATCGGGAGATTGCTGAAAGACTGAATATCTCGGAGAAAACAGTTGAGCGTCATATGTCGATAGCATTAAGTAAGTTACGGGATGAATTAGACTGGTTATTACAAATTATTTTATTTTTTTCATTTTCTCATTGGGGGTAA
- a CDS encoding FecR family protein — MDDKNINIEELLVRILENRADSEEIRYFSKWMEGQENRVYFEKFKKIWNFSAGSHASPEMLAAGVRDYRLFMEKSLKPKMRITLMWRIGSVAAVLLMILSSVLWLRKDVPEVSSGEKYAVSSGRGVILKLADSKEIILSDSLNLTGVAGEWVSVNKVDHRGIVYKIKDSTEIEKEELCYNQIIVPAGERFLVQLSDGTKVWINSESALRYPAYFGKHMREVEARGNVYFEVAKDSARPFVVVSRELTTEVLGTRFEVNTYGDRDEVSATLVEGSVRVNVGSRFVVIKPNQQFMFNTKSGTIEVNEVDAARKVMWKDGILVIDNEAFRDVVWKLERWYGVSIVNETGLVFTQSFSGEFDREDIHVAIESLCANLNITYTMDKDRIILKR, encoded by the coding sequence ATGGATGATAAAAATATCAATATAGAAGAATTACTGGTCCGAATACTGGAGAATCGGGCAGATTCGGAAGAAATACGATATTTCTCGAAATGGATGGAGGGGCAGGAAAATCGGGTGTATTTTGAGAAGTTCAAAAAAATATGGAATTTTTCTGCGGGAAGTCATGCGAGTCCGGAAATGCTGGCGGCGGGGGTAAGAGATTACCGTCTGTTTATGGAAAAATCTCTGAAACCGAAAATGCGTATAACGTTGATGTGGAGGATAGGTTCGGTTGCGGCCGTGTTATTGATGATCCTGTCTTCTGTTTTATGGTTACGGAAAGATGTTCCGGAGGTTTCTTCGGGTGAAAAATATGCCGTTTCTTCGGGACGGGGAGTTATTTTGAAGTTGGCTGATAGCAAAGAGATCATTCTTAGTGATTCGTTGAATCTGACGGGTGTGGCGGGAGAGTGGGTTAGTGTTAATAAAGTGGATCACCGGGGAATTGTATATAAGATAAAAGATTCAACGGAAATCGAAAAAGAGGAATTGTGTTATAACCAAATTATTGTTCCGGCAGGAGAACGTTTTCTGGTACAGTTGTCAGATGGAACTAAGGTATGGATCAACTCGGAAAGTGCTTTGCGCTATCCGGCTTATTTTGGTAAGCATATGCGGGAAGTTGAGGCTCGGGGAAACGTGTATTTTGAAGTTGCTAAGGATTCAGCCCGTCCGTTTGTGGTTGTTTCCAGAGAGTTGACCACGGAAGTACTAGGTACCCGTTTTGAGGTGAATACCTATGGAGACCGGGACGAGGTGAGTGCGACGTTGGTGGAAGGAAGCGTACGTGTGAACGTGGGCAGTCGTTTTGTTGTTATCAAGCCTAATCAACAATTCATGTTTAACACGAAGAGTGGCACTATCGAGGTGAACGAGGTGGATGCTGCGAGGAAAGTGATGTGGAAGGATGGTATACTGGTGATTGATAACGAGGCTTTCCGGGATGTGGTTTGGAAACTGGAACGCTGGTATGGAGTGTCGATCGTGAACGAGACCGGACTTGTATTTACTCAATCTTTTAGTGGAGAGTTTGACCGGGAAGATATTCACGTGGCAATAGAGTCGTTGTGTGCAAATTTAAATATTACTTATACGATGGATAAAGATCGAATTATTCTGAAGAGGTAA
- a CDS encoding SusC/RagA family TonB-linked outer membrane protein gives MKKNKYSLSLSLKFLCRVILLTSFWTSFLCFSVKGDPVEPQRVTLELKDVSLSVLFQEIKKQTSFKFFYNDTQEKDMGKITISVKNETVENVLDRVFQGKEYTYRISGEQIIVVKRQETRKPIQEVVIEGTVMERDSMPIIGATIVLQGTTTGVATDVNGKFRLVVPMDDEIYIEVSFLGMKKQVHKVLGLPTPKPMQIVMLPETVGVDEVIVTGYANIRKESFTGAATTVTKEDILKISPRNVIDVLQVFDPSLRMVKNNEMGSDPNTLPEFYIRGRTGMDGVTQLDRLEAQQGGNMSKFALTTNPNLPVFILDGYEVEVQKIYDMDPNRIASITILKDAAATAMYGSRASNGVIVIETVTPELGKLQVSYTFNASLTAPDLSDYNLMNAEEKLRAEVLSGLYDLSLPNDMEQYAIKKNYITSGVDTDWMAQPLQNQFNHSHSLYVSGGTEGFRFGTDLSYAHEGGVMKDSYRNRMSVGVFVDYRVGKLQIRNNVSYDISKSSDSPYGSFSDYTSQQPYYAIYDEDGKLKQQLNIGVANPLYEASLGNFSKSNSYNLTNNLSLYWYINDHLQLQSQFAITKTESESNKFTDPLSTTYGSGSDPFTRGDLYVNTTDNFNWNVNAFLAYNNSIGKSYLNLSAGINAQETQSGNLSSHYRGFPSAALHTIGHAKEIVEKPSGEDNKTRLMGIFFSGNYSWNNIFLADASIRFDGSSEFGAESQWGSFWSLGAGINVHNFEFMKSIPWLNQFKVRGTYGATGKVNYPPYAARDMYSILFDDWYSTGIGATLQGVGNENLVWEKTNSTNIGFDLSFFQSKYNITFSWYNRQTVDMITDVTIPSSAGFTSYKDNMGETRNRGYEISLNATILNTKDFGVNAFINFAHNEGKLMKISEALKAYNERVDDYLTLKYTSYANAAQQSLPFLKYEEGGSLTAIYGMKSLGINPADGEELFIDRSGNVTSVWSSSQQQIIGNTEPKGQGAFGINIRWKRLTLYTSCMYTFGSQEYNSTLLSHVECVDLSTSNADKRVLSQRWQKPGDVTPLKNIANRNKTTQSTSRFVQDNNEFSINSISLSYDFNPEWVRRIGLDVLRIQASTNDLATFSSIKQERGLSYPFARTFNFGLSVSF, from the coding sequence ATGAAAAAAAACAAGTATTCGTTGTCTTTGTCATTAAAATTTCTCTGTAGAGTCATTTTATTGACAAGTTTTTGGACAAGTTTCTTATGCTTTTCAGTAAAAGGAGACCCGGTGGAGCCACAGCGGGTGACTTTGGAGCTGAAAGATGTTTCTCTATCCGTGTTATTCCAAGAGATAAAGAAACAGACTTCTTTCAAGTTTTTCTACAATGATACGCAGGAGAAGGACATGGGGAAGATTACGATCAGCGTGAAAAACGAAACGGTGGAAAACGTGTTGGATCGGGTATTCCAAGGTAAGGAGTACACGTACCGGATTTCCGGGGAACAGATTATCGTGGTAAAGCGTCAGGAAACGAGAAAGCCTATACAAGAAGTGGTCATCGAGGGAACTGTCATGGAAAGGGATTCGATGCCTATTATCGGGGCCACGATCGTGTTACAAGGAACGACAACTGGTGTTGCAACCGACGTGAACGGTAAGTTCCGGCTAGTCGTGCCAATGGACGATGAGATTTATATCGAGGTTTCTTTTTTGGGAATGAAAAAACAAGTACATAAGGTGTTGGGATTACCGACTCCGAAACCGATGCAAATCGTGATGCTGCCGGAAACAGTGGGCGTGGACGAGGTGATTGTGACCGGATATGCCAATATTCGGAAAGAGAGTTTTACAGGTGCAGCCACGACGGTGACGAAGGAGGATATTTTGAAAATCTCCCCGAGGAATGTGATTGATGTGTTACAAGTTTTTGATCCTTCATTGCGTATGGTGAAGAATAACGAGATGGGTTCTGACCCCAACACGTTACCGGAGTTTTATATTCGTGGACGTACTGGTATGGATGGTGTAACTCAATTGGATCGTCTGGAGGCGCAACAAGGTGGAAATATGTCTAAATTTGCGTTGACAACCAACCCCAATTTGCCTGTTTTTATTTTGGATGGTTACGAGGTGGAAGTGCAGAAGATTTATGACATGGATCCTAATCGAATCGCTAGTATTACAATTTTGAAGGATGCTGCGGCCACGGCTATGTACGGGTCTCGTGCATCAAACGGTGTGATCGTTATTGAGACCGTGACTCCGGAATTGGGTAAGCTACAAGTATCCTACACGTTCAATGCTTCATTGACGGCCCCGGATCTTTCTGACTATAATTTGATGAATGCAGAAGAGAAGTTGCGGGCGGAGGTGTTGTCCGGGTTGTATGACTTGAGTTTACCTAATGATATGGAACAGTATGCCATAAAAAAGAATTATATTACCAGTGGTGTTGATACGGACTGGATGGCTCAACCTTTGCAGAATCAGTTTAACCATTCGCATAGTTTGTACGTGTCCGGAGGTACGGAAGGATTTCGTTTCGGTACAGATTTGAGTTACGCACATGAGGGAGGAGTGATGAAAGATTCTTATCGTAATCGGATGAGCGTCGGGGTATTCGTGGATTATCGGGTAGGGAAATTACAAATTAGAAATAACGTGTCATACGATATATCTAAGTCATCTGATTCTCCTTATGGTTCGTTCAGCGATTATACGAGTCAGCAACCTTATTATGCAATATACGATGAGGATGGAAAACTCAAACAACAATTAAATATAGGTGTTGCCAATCCTCTTTACGAGGCGAGTTTGGGAAATTTCAGTAAGAGTAACTCCTATAATTTAACGAATAACCTGAGTCTTTATTGGTATATCAATGACCATCTTCAATTGCAAAGCCAATTTGCAATTACGAAAACAGAGTCAGAAAGTAATAAATTTACCGATCCTTTATCAACGACTTACGGATCAGGTTCTGATCCATTTACTAGGGGAGACTTGTATGTTAATACAACCGATAACTTTAATTGGAACGTAAATGCTTTTTTGGCTTATAACAATTCGATCGGGAAAAGCTATTTGAATCTTTCTGCTGGTATCAATGCACAAGAAACACAGAGTGGAAATTTGTCGTCACATTACAGGGGATTTCCTTCTGCCGCTTTACATACGATAGGTCATGCGAAAGAGATCGTGGAAAAGCCTTCCGGTGAAGATAATAAAACCCGATTGATGGGTATTTTCTTTAGTGGGAATTACTCTTGGAATAATATCTTTTTGGCCGATGCGTCGATTCGTTTTGACGGTTCTTCTGAGTTCGGGGCTGAATCACAATGGGGATCTTTCTGGTCTTTGGGTGCCGGAATTAATGTGCATAATTTTGAATTTATGAAGTCTATCCCATGGTTAAATCAGTTTAAGGTACGCGGAACTTATGGGGCTACGGGAAAGGTGAACTATCCGCCTTATGCGGCACGGGATATGTATAGTATTCTGTTTGATGATTGGTATTCCACGGGTATAGGGGCAACTCTGCAAGGTGTTGGGAATGAAAATTTAGTATGGGAGAAAACCAACTCGACGAATATCGGTTTTGATCTTAGCTTTTTCCAAAGTAAGTATAATATAACATTCTCATGGTATAACCGTCAGACCGTGGATATGATTACAGATGTAACCATTCCGTCCTCTGCCGGGTTCACATCCTACAAAGATAATATGGGAGAAACTCGAAATAGGGGATATGAAATCAGTTTAAATGCTACCATTCTTAATACGAAGGATTTTGGAGTAAATGCATTCATTAATTTTGCTCATAACGAGGGGAAATTAATGAAAATATCTGAGGCATTAAAAGCTTATAACGAACGGGTGGATGACTATTTAACTTTGAAATACACGAGTTATGCTAATGCGGCTCAACAATCTCTACCATTTTTGAAATATGAAGAAGGTGGTTCATTAACGGCCATCTACGGAATGAAATCTTTAGGGATCAACCCTGCTGATGGAGAGGAATTGTTTATTGATCGTTCCGGTAATGTTACCAGTGTATGGTCATCCTCGCAACAACAAATCATAGGAAATACGGAGCCTAAGGGACAGGGAGCTTTTGGTATTAATATCCGGTGGAAACGCTTGACATTGTACACGAGTTGTATGTATACTTTTGGTTCACAGGAGTATAATTCTACTTTGTTGAGTCATGTGGAGTGTGTCGATTTAAGTACATCTAATGCGGACAAACGTGTATTGAGTCAACGTTGGCAAAAACCGGGGGATGTGACTCCATTGAAAAATATAGCTAACCGAAACAAGACAACACAGTCCACTTCCCGTTTCGTACAGGATAATAATGAGTTCAGCATAAACTCTATATCACTGTCTTATGATTTTAATCCGGAATGGGTAAGGCGTATTGGTTTGGATGTTCTTCGGATTCAGGCAAGCACGAACGATTTGGCAACTTTCTCTTCAATTAAACAGGAGCGAGGTTTGTCTTACCCGTTTGCCCGAACCTTTAATTTTGGTTTAAGTGTTAGTTTCTAA
- a CDS encoding RagB/SusD family nutrient uptake outer membrane protein, protein MKTCKNILLSVLLLFSLSSCSDWFEVTPENEISKEDLFSTYDGFRTALNGIYRNLSGESLYGNNLSWGFISFLGQNYDPASWIAMYDVSGSVMNYDYENEDVKSVTKAIWEGAFNTIANCNVLIQNAEEHGNDFFYEGENERNILIGEAKGIRALVHFDMLRLFAPAPVTGDNAAYVPYVSEYLTSHPTHLPTSVVLDSIINDLKQSQRLLAEFDTSYNSEMMKSPSMRFDGNVTGSAKGGSFFAYRGTRMNYVAATALLARAYQYKGDKATAYQYANEVYRFYNEKKWYSFTPESNISNTNTEYRRCKLFEDILLAFYNTNIFDVYDNYIQRHFYWTGNYCPIKNRANLFLGDEQDFRYRYLIASNTTSTGYSLKWVPVKDASALWNVQYQYPLLPVMRMSEVFYIMCEYLADNNLTEAISLLNTLKKARGADDISTTLTRDAFLEALYTDATREFIAEGQTFYLYKRLNRSMYNGEYPIDMTGKYIVPLPDSENITQ, encoded by the coding sequence ATGAAAACATGTAAAAATATATTGTTATCAGTTCTGTTACTGTTTTCCCTTTCCTCTTGTTCCGATTGGTTCGAGGTAACGCCGGAAAACGAAATATCCAAAGAGGATTTATTCTCTACCTATGATGGTTTCCGGACAGCGCTGAACGGGATCTACCGAAATCTTTCCGGGGAGTCTCTTTACGGAAATAATCTTTCGTGGGGATTCATCAGTTTCTTAGGACAGAATTATGATCCGGCCTCGTGGATTGCCATGTACGATGTATCGGGTAGCGTTATGAATTATGATTACGAGAATGAAGATGTGAAGAGTGTCACGAAAGCGATTTGGGAAGGTGCGTTCAACACGATTGCCAATTGTAACGTGCTTATTCAGAATGCCGAGGAACACGGGAACGATTTCTTCTATGAAGGGGAGAACGAGAGAAATATCCTTATCGGAGAGGCGAAAGGGATTCGGGCGCTTGTGCATTTTGATATGCTGAGATTATTTGCTCCGGCGCCAGTTACAGGTGACAATGCGGCCTATGTACCGTATGTATCGGAATACTTGACTTCCCATCCGACTCATTTGCCGACATCCGTGGTATTAGATAGTATTATCAATGATTTGAAACAATCTCAGAGATTATTGGCCGAGTTCGATACATCGTACAACTCCGAAATGATGAAAAGTCCAAGTATGCGTTTTGATGGCAATGTAACAGGTTCGGCTAAAGGCGGTTCTTTCTTTGCCTATCGTGGAACCCGTATGAACTACGTGGCCGCAACCGCTTTGTTGGCTAGGGCCTACCAATACAAGGGTGATAAAGCTACGGCTTATCAATATGCTAACGAGGTTTACCGTTTCTATAATGAAAAGAAATGGTATAGTTTTACACCCGAAAGTAATATAAGTAACACGAATACAGAATATCGTAGATGTAAGTTGTTTGAAGATATTTTGTTAGCTTTCTACAACACGAATATATTTGACGTGTATGACAATTACATACAAAGACATTTTTATTGGACAGGTAATTACTGCCCGATAAAGAATAGGGCAAATTTATTTTTGGGAGATGAACAGGATTTCAGGTATCGTTATTTGATTGCTTCCAATACGACAAGTACCGGTTATTCGTTGAAATGGGTACCCGTGAAGGATGCCAGCGCTTTGTGGAACGTGCAATACCAGTATCCTCTTTTACCTGTTATGCGGATGAGTGAAGTGTTTTATATTATGTGCGAATATTTGGCGGATAATAATTTGACAGAGGCAATATCTTTATTGAACACCTTGAAAAAAGCCCGTGGTGCTGATGACATAAGTACCACTCTGACTAGAGATGCGTTTTTAGAGGCATTGTATACAGACGCAACCCGAGAGTTTATAGCCGAGGGACAAACGTTCTACCTATACAAGCGTTTGAATAGAAGTATGTATAATGGAGAGTACCCGATCGACATGACCGGAAAGTATATAGTTCCTCTTCCAGATAGTGAAAACATTACACAATAA
- a CDS encoding DUF4843 domain-containing protein, which yields MKTRIFVLFISILAWVGCDRREIPTYNTGNHYIEFERATTDSTIFTFIYHPNNDYYELPIAVKIAGDEAGRDLTYSIAVDEEFTTAESKHYSLMPETMIFRQGMFHDTCYVCLNKTDDLSSRSVRLVLRLVATSDLPVGKLENSVAVIQFSNTVARPDWWNSDVETYYLGSYSQKKFLLFLEVTEADLTGASVSEIRAAALLFKRYLLDHVGEPETIDEDGHPMTVPVLGLEEL from the coding sequence ATGAAAACGAGAATATTTGTACTATTCATATCTATCCTCGCATGGGTGGGATGTGATAGAAGAGAGATTCCCACTTATAATACGGGAAATCATTATATCGAATTCGAACGTGCAACAACGGACTCAACTATTTTTACGTTTATTTATCATCCGAATAATGATTACTACGAACTGCCTATCGCAGTGAAGATTGCGGGAGATGAGGCCGGGCGAGATTTGACTTACAGTATTGCGGTGGATGAAGAATTCACCACGGCCGAGAGTAAACACTATTCTCTGATGCCGGAGACCATGATATTTCGACAAGGAATGTTCCATGATACATGCTACGTTTGTTTGAATAAAACTGACGACTTGAGCAGTCGTTCTGTAAGGTTGGTACTTCGATTGGTGGCGACGTCTGATCTGCCGGTAGGTAAATTGGAAAATTCGGTGGCCGTTATCCAATTTTCGAATACGGTAGCCCGACCGGATTGGTGGAATTCTGACGTGGAAACGTATTATTTGGGAAGTTACTCGCAGAAAAAATTCCTTCTGTTTTTAGAGGTTACGGAGGCGGACTTGACAGGAGCAAGTGTTAGTGAAATACGAGCAGCCGCCTTGCTGTTCAAGCGTTACCTGTTGGATCACGTGGGTGAACCAGAAACGATAGATGAGGACGGACACCCGATGACAGTTCCTGTACTAGGATTGGAAGAGTTATAA
- a CDS encoding PKD-like family lipoprotein, producing the protein MKKIKLFLGCFIAMTLLYACFDDEGNYDLSELATVGIQLSYTQPSIGEEYVIDPVIDYKGVDSTEFGYTWVCDIQDTWSDTICREKMLRYTFTEIANYRIRLVVEHVPTGALTTAGIYVGSRSRYSSGWTILSEQNNQSILSYIRVDEEEDNKIYTLFENIYTTLRGDELGTGPVRMGRHFSSESDQILVIQESGAVEIDGLDFSKAITTREEFIGGVYPAGFVPSQAEYASRLEAVLGTDGNVYTRINPNGNFQVCQYNTLPAFNNARITMMHYGAYQGYIYMYDELNHRMIGICDEPQAYTGMVINMKMDPDGVNSENFTPLDNMGEGTQVMFIGSYNVEGAGGRDFVQVIKKGSDYYFQTYKVFHSNGSSLMYAFDGTEELFVGNSEVNDDSKYCMDGTSYFYFTSNNILYYWNRVNRMEPFYTFQSKIIDIERYANGEDREEIGVGLENGEFYILDASYEAISGQKEKVLFKAEGLGRVVDVQYKYGNLSNFNKESRL; encoded by the coding sequence ATGAAAAAGATAAAACTATTTTTAGGGTGTTTTATAGCCATGACGTTGCTATACGCCTGTTTTGATGACGAGGGAAATTATGATTTATCGGAATTAGCCACCGTGGGAATTCAACTATCCTATACTCAACCTTCGATTGGCGAGGAATATGTGATTGACCCGGTGATCGATTACAAGGGGGTGGATTCCACTGAATTTGGCTATACGTGGGTATGTGACATACAGGATACGTGGAGTGATACTATCTGCCGGGAAAAAATGTTGAGATATACTTTCACGGAAATAGCGAATTATAGAATTCGTTTGGTTGTAGAACACGTGCCAACCGGCGCATTAACGACAGCCGGTATATACGTGGGAAGTCGTTCCCGCTATTCTTCTGGATGGACGATTTTGTCAGAGCAGAATAATCAATCGATACTGAGTTATATCCGTGTGGACGAAGAGGAAGATAACAAGATCTATACTCTTTTCGAGAATATTTACACTACTCTTAGAGGGGATGAGTTAGGGACCGGGCCGGTTCGGATGGGGCGGCATTTCTCGTCTGAAAGTGATCAAATTTTAGTTATTCAAGAGAGTGGGGCGGTAGAGATTGACGGGTTGGATTTCTCGAAAGCAATAACCACACGGGAGGAATTTATTGGGGGAGTGTATCCTGCCGGTTTTGTACCTAGCCAAGCGGAATATGCTAGTCGGTTAGAAGCGGTTTTGGGGACTGACGGGAACGTGTACACGCGTATAAACCCGAATGGAAACTTCCAAGTATGCCAGTATAACACTCTTCCCGCATTTAATAATGCCCGGATCACGATGATGCATTACGGTGCATATCAAGGGTACATCTATATGTATGATGAATTGAACCACCGGATGATAGGTATTTGTGATGAACCGCAAGCTTATACGGGCATGGTTATCAACATGAAGATGGATCCGGATGGAGTGAATTCGGAAAACTTTACTCCATTGGATAATATGGGAGAGGGTACACAAGTTATGTTTATCGGTTCATATAATGTGGAAGGAGCCGGGGGGCGGGATTTCGTACAGGTGATTAAAAAAGGATCGGATTATTATTTCCAGACGTATAAAGTTTTTCATTCGAATGGCTCGTCTTTGATGTATGCTTTTGATGGGACGGAAGAATTGTTTGTCGGGAATAGCGAGGTTAATGATGATTCAAAGTATTGTATGGATGGGACCTCTTACTTTTATTTCACATCGAATAATATTCTCTATTATTGGAATCGGGTCAATCGAATGGAGCCATTCTACACGTTCCAAAGCAAGATTATCGATATTGAGCGTTATGCTAATGGTGAGGATCGGGAAGAAATTGGCGTCGGTTTGGAGAATGGGGAATTCTATATCCTGGATGCTTCTTACGAGGCTATAAGTGGCCAAAAGGAAAAGGTGTTGTTTAAGGCAGAAGGTTTAGGTCGTGTTGTAGATGTCCAGTACAAGTACGGGAACTTGTCGAATTTTAATAAAGAATCAAGATTATAG